CTCCTACCGCGCGGGGCGGCTGTACGCGGCGGCGCTGGCCGCCCGCGGTGGGAGCCTGCCGGCACACCTGGCCCACCTGGGCGCCGCCTCAGCCGCCGGCCCCGCCCGCCAGGAGGCGTCCGCGGTGCTCGCCCGCTTCAGCTGATGGCCCGCTGGAGCTGACAACCCTCCGGACGGCCGTCGCCTGGTCGCCGCACGGCGGCCGGGTGGCGTCCGAGAGCGCGCCTAGAATCTCCGCCATGGCCCGCCGCTCCGACCCCGCGCCCTCGTCCGCCCCGGCGGAGGGGCGTCGTCGAGGGCTCTTCCGCCGCAAGCCCCGCACCGGTCCCGGTCGCATCGCGCAGATGCGCGAGGTCTACCGGATGACCGCCCGCGTCGACCCGTCCACCAAGTGGTGGATGCTCGGCGCTCTCGTCATCCCGTTCGCGGTCTTCGAGGTCGTCGGCGTCCTCACCGGCCACTGGATCTACTTCGGCATCATCGGGCTGCTCTTCTCGGTGCTCGCGGCGCTGTTCGTGCTGGCGCGCCGCGCGGAGTCCGCCGCCTACAAGAGCCTCGAGGGCCAGCCCGGCGCCGCCGGAGCAGCCCTGCGCACGCTGCGACGCGGGTGGCTGGTCGAGGAGGAGCCGGTCGCGAT
This portion of the Quadrisphaera setariae genome encodes:
- a CDS encoding DUF4191 domain-containing protein encodes the protein MARRSDPAPSSAPAEGRRRGLFRRKPRTGPGRIAQMREVYRMTARVDPSTKWWMLGALVIPFAVFEVVGVLTGHWIYFGIIGLLFSVLAALFVLARRAESAAYKSLEGQPGAAGAALRTLRRGWLVEEEPVAIDPRTRDVVFRVVGRPGVILVSDGPAPRVNRLLEDEKRRTARVLRDVPLHTIQCGRGEGQTPLPKLPKKVQRLERKLTKQEVAEVTKRLKALGGVRPPISKGIDPFRARPDRRAVRGR